agaccctcggctcaagaaaAAACTCcgttgataaaaaggaaacaattcTTTCTGTATGTACAATATGCAATCAGAGGATCCATAAACATAGATACAGGATATTATAAGACCTTATACACAAATAGTTGCATTTGATTGCTTTACTTTTCAGGAAAAAACATGCCAATGTTGAAGTTATCTAGACAAAACAAATCATGAAGCTTTATAGTAATAACAACAAAAGCCATGAATTGTCTTATCTGTGGACAGTTGTTGTAGGAGTCCTCCATATAATGCCACGAGAGGTGCTGCAAATGCAAGCATCATCTTTTGACTTTTGGAGGCAAAGGATGTATACATCCAACTGTTGCCCTGGAAAATTCACATGCTTATGAATAATACGCTTTGGGAAATGAATATGCACCCAACAAGAAAACCAAAGAAATTGATAATTAAAATCCACATTATGACGACATTATGAAAAATTAAGCACCAAGATCTATATTTGAGATAGCATCTGCCGAAGTAGGAAACTTAGTTTACATCATACTGATGTTTATTACTTCATCATGATATACTCACAATCTAAAATTTAATCGTCCTCACTGCATGCTTCAATTTTTACATagtaaaaaacaaaagaaatctACTTGAGGAAAATATCTGAGACTAGATAAAGACTAAGCTTAGATAGTTTAAGTCCGCCTTCAGTACCTTGAACAGCGGGTCTTTTTTTGTCTTATCACTTACAGTTGACATCTCCATACAAGGACTAGTGTTGATGGTCACATAGTGAAAAATGTTCCTAGCAGCTTTAATGATTATCATCGTAAAATATCAGAGGTTCTTCATGAATAATACAACATGATTGTTTTCTCTCTTTTACAAGGTTCATAAAGAAATGCATTCGAAAAAGATAGAAGTTTATTTCTTTCCAAGAATATAAGGCATGATAACATAGTTACAATTGCTCAACTGTCTACAGCAATGGAGGTAAACAACAAAgtcaaaaatatcaacaaaacaCCTATTCTCATGCTTGTTACAATGTCATCCAAGGCGAAACGTGGATGAGATCCAACCAATGAAAAGAAAGGTGAGAGGCAGAAATAAAAATCAACTGACATGAGTACCAGTTCCAGCAGAAATTAAAGTCTTCAGCTCTGCTAAATGTTCATCATTTGAAATATGGAGCGAGATGCGAAGATTAGTTAACAATGCTTCTTGGTCCCAACTTAAAGGACCGGACGCATACAATGCCTCTAAAGTGCAGCGATAAGCATGTAACTCCAAACTATGAATACTTGCTGCTATTTTCACTGGTGAAGAAAGAGAGTGTCTTTCCTCCTTATCTGCAGAATCATAAAAAGACTCTGCATCACTGCAAAGAAGCTCAGTTCCTTGACAATAGACTTCTTCTGGGGATAAGTTGGAAATTTTTTCGTTGATACTACAGCTACCAACGGAACAGGCATCACTAGATTCTGTACTTCTGGTAAGGAAATAGCCAACAGAATCACTTCTTTTGGTTTGCTCCAATGCACAATATCCATCAGATGCATCGTTCAATGAGTCATGCACATACTTCTCAGCCATTATATTCTCTTTGCACTTGGCATTAACATTGACCTGTCCCTTTAAGGCAGCTGGGACCACCCTCCGTCTCTTAAAAGCTCTCTCAGTTGCCGCTAAATCCTGAATGTTTCTAGATGTTTCATTTTTAGAGAAGGCAACTTGGGATACCCTATTCAGCAATAACGAAGAGCTAATATGAGACTTCCGCAACTCAGTACACTCCTGAGAAGCTAAATGATCATCCCCAGCATGAAATCTACTCCTTGCACTAAAAGATAGGACCTTGCTCACCTTTTTAGAAGGTTTTAAAGCTGATAGTTGGTCAGATCTTCTACACAGTTCAGATCCCTATAAGAAGAAACAAACATATAgtcaacaaacacaaactaaaCAACTCAGACCAATACCGAAAGATGATAATGAAGAACCAAACAACAATACgaatcaagaaaaaatgaaaagaagatagtggaacacaaaattaaaaaaaaggaaaaatcctcaaaataaagagagaaaagaCCAAATATAAATGCGAAATTCTATTAGACACAACACACCCAAGAAGATTGGAAAAAAAGGAGGAATGCTAAACTTCTTCTATCATTCTACATCTGCAAACAAAAATCTAAGAATGCAAATGAAAAGTAAAAGGAGAGAATAGCATAAGGTCTTGGGAAATGGAGAGGGAGGGAGACTACAAACTCACCTTCCTTATCAAGTCCCGTTCCTCATCTTGCCAACATTGTACCACTCTCGTGTTTGATCTGTGCACACAAAGCTCCTTCAGGCATCCAGTCTGGCGTACCAAATAGTAGTCACTATCCAGAACCTTCACAATTGTAGCCATCTTCCAAGATGATTCGTCAAATACCTCCACAACCTGACCAGTTTCCTGATTTTCCAAACCCTCCACACATGGTGTACAAGATCTGATATTCTTTCTTGACACCCTCTCAGTCCTCCCCTTACTTTCCATTCCAGGATAGTAATCATACCTTACAGTGTACATATGCTCATTATCAGAGAGAATCTCTGCACGACGCTGCAATGCAGGTGACTGCTTCATGTTCATTACCTCAACTTTGCTTCCCCTTTTAAACCTCATGATTTGTAACTCAGCTCAAACCCGATAACCTGGTAATTTCAAAAGCACATTATAACACAACACAAGACTTTGTACTACAAAACCATAACAACATCAAAACTTCCCAAAACTTGGTAGAGATACATTCTATCAAGAACGAAAAGGATATTATCATCAGTAATCTCAAGATATACATGAAAAGACAAAATCTTTACATCAATACCCAAACAATTAATCGAATTAAAACTTAATTGATTCAATAGAAAAACCCCCACAAAATGATATATACACAAAAGTATGATTATCTATAAAGTACTCAATCGTCGAAACTGATTGCTAGCACAAAATTAACAAGGTCTGAGTATATGATCTCACacatacatacacacacacaccaaaacaaaaaggaatctttaaaaaaatattgcaaccttaacaaaaataacataaatgcTGAAGTAcctaaataaaattcataaaatcataacaaaatgattcttttgataagaaaaaaaaatctaaaaaaagatagaaaacttGCATAGGCACTGAgcaaaatacataaacaaacttctgagaaaagcaaaaaaaaaatctgaaaaaaataattaaaacccAATTAATTGATTTCAACAAATGATCGAAACATCCACATAAATCtcaataatcaaaacaaaaattaaaacgaaatgataaaataattctgTTTACAAGAAAATCGTAAATATGGATCAAATTACGTACGTTTTTctgaaaattgaagaaatgcTTCAACTTATGAAGTCGCCGATCGCAAATTGGATTGTTCCCTTGAAGGAATCGAAAGAATTTTTCGGATTTGAGTTAAATTGGATTTGTGTTCTAGGGTTTGGTTTTGgggaaaaagaaatatttaagaaaaaaaaaacaaaatatatattacgTAGAGAGGGGTattattgggaaaaaaaatgatgatttgCTTCAAAAACTCGATCCACCAGAAAAAAAAAGTCCCATTATGCCCTATTATTAACCATAAAATTTAACAATGCCACAACTTATGCCGAGCAagataaaatttttaatttcaaagatTAAAAAACCTTTTAAACTTATGTTGAATAAGAATACTACAATTTGCAAATTTTCAATAGATGAAGAAtgtgtataaaaaataattacatgaaATACAAGGGGGCAAAAATTAAATACAATTTCGTTTGAGGAGAATACCTTAGATTTAGCCAATAAGAAATTGTGGTACTAATTGACTCGTATTGTCACAATCCAAAAGTCGAGGTCATAATGACACACACCCCAAGAACTCCAAAATGGTGTGTAAGGTGAAAGAACTAATACATACGAGACACCCGAAGGAAAGTCAGGCCACAAATGATAGAAAACAATAAAGAATTTCAAAACCTGGTAGCATAAGTGTGAAGTGCATGCATCTAATACAATTCTAGAATCTGAAATCTAGCTCAAGTCTTCGAAATGAAAGTTATAGACTTCTAATGATGGATGGAGACTAATGGCGATCCGGAAAGCAGGGTCTCACCATAACTCCGAAAAAGATAAATCAGTTGGATCCAATCAACCACTACAAGGATCACCTTAACTAGGATCTACATCAAAGTGATAATAGAAGTAGGGGGTGAGTACAACCCACATGTACTCATTAAGTTAGACCGACTAAGCATAAGCAACTAATCAGGCTAGGAAATAAACTATGAAATGCTTATACCTGCATGCAGAAAAGTCCCATTTCGACATCGGTGCCGCCAATTTATGTAATAACAATGAATAAAGTAAACACACGAGGGTACAAATAATACTCAAATCAACATATAAGCAAGTTACACAACACAACAAGTTGACCAATGCGATGCAAAGAATTGATGAAATGATGGGATGATGTGGTGGTACCAAGGTCGTCACACAACCTGTCATATACACCTTGTCGAGCCTCTAGCTTCTAGACGAGTACCCATGAGAGACTCGCAGTTCATATACCAATCTCAATGTCTCATCAACTTGCCACCTCAGCGTGATCAAGGATATAAGTAAgatgtcacatttttttttctcaaaaagataGTATTTCTCCACTTTCTCATATTCCCATGCACAATGATATGTTGAATGAGGATGAATGCATCACAACACAAAGACATAATCAATTCGTCAAggatctttttcattttaagatGATCAAACATTAACTCAAGCTCCTAACCCATGCATCTCAATATCAAACATAAGGATAAGTCACATTGCCCCTCGTTTTGGGCAATTACTCCCATATCACAAGTTTTCAGCAATAATTAATCATTTCACACAAGCCTCCACACAGGCTAAACATCACAAATATGCATCACACAAACTAAACTTCCTTATTTAGCAAATaaatcaataagaaaagtttATTTATACATAGATATTGTTCAACAAAAAGTaagaaaacacaaaattattttttaattccatATGTGTAGTAAATGTGTAGTGATATATAACTTTGTATAGGCATGTATACGAAATGTATAATAATATACACccaaaaaatgaggaaaaaaacgaaaaagagaagaaaaagcaATATTGTATGACGATGTTAACACACTGTATACAACATTATacgtttattatatttttgtataatgaTGCATAATATTGTATACAAAAACTGAATTTTATCTTCAACTTTGTTATTCAACTAATTAATATGATTTCCTGGATCAACATTTATCGAACTCAATCAACCCAACATTATAGGTTCAAGTTACTGTactaatatatacaaaaaataaataagaaaaagtagaagaagagaagaaaaaaaattcatatatcaATATAACAATGAATCCAGGGTAGTTCTGAACTGGAGAAATAAGTCATTGCAAATTTAtggaaaaatttaaagtttatgtagatacaataaagtaattaatttataacaaaataaCCATATtgtatttacataaaaaaaaatagccaaAAGTCATAGGAAGTATATATTGATTATATAATATAGCTTACTTATACGTGAGTTATACACTGACTATACATattatgatacactcaaaaaattgaatataatttaaTCATATATGAAGTGTACACCGACTATTCAATTTCGATTAACTCAAAATTACCTTTAAACAGTCCCaaaatttagataaaaaaaTCTCTAGATATTTCGagacttttaatatataattcgATCGAAACGTTTCACATTTGTGCTACGTCAAAATTCTATTACGTTAAGTTCGATAATAGTAGATTAGtacttcttttatatatattttccagGTTACATATCAGGCTTGCTATGAAATTCATttattgtaataatttattaaacttaacCCAATCGATAatgtaaaaaatctatatacTGACAATACATGTAACTTACACACTTTCACGAATGGAAAAATCttctttaaattgaaaattttaattgcCTTAGAAGAAGCTTCACTAAGTTTAAGGGAACGCATCAAGAAGGAAACATGACAATGCAAGTTAATGGTTAATAAAGATAtctttcaaaatataattatcgGGTTCAAGTGATCGAACCCAACGTTTTTTATACGAAACATAAAAACATATATgcaaaattactaaaattataataaacaaTACTATAAActtataatttcataaatataaaCCTGCAAATTGAATTCATCAAATCGATATCTTGGATCCACCTAAAAACATCACTCTAGGGTTCCTTCGCATACAATGCACGTCGGGATCCTTCACATACAATGCACCTCGTGAGCTTTAGGGTTTTAACATTGATGCAACCTTTAAATGGTGAATCATCACTTAGTAAAGTGAAATCCCATTGagtccttttttgtttttggtttccTTCTAGAAAAAGAATTTCTCATAGCATACTAATTACcatttttattatacttgttTGGATGTAATTTGTCACCtattatttcataatgtatttTATTGATGAATATAATGTTATAAGAGACAAGGTAAAAGGGCAAGATGAAGGGAAAGTAAAGTAATGATACTATCACACTAAATCAGTAGTTAtacaatatatttaaaaatatgataataaaatttaagtaaattAACCATCAAAAGAaacattgtatttttaaaaacaacatTGAGATTACTATACTATACTTCATCCCAATTAGATATTGCTTCATAACAGGAAGCGcggggcggggggggggggggggggggaattaTAAAATGTGATCAAATGAGTTGAACTTTATGCTATAATTTGGTAGACTATCCCATGTTGATTCTCCTTTTGAAAGTGAGAGCACCTACAGTCAAATAtagattaaaaattaaaagtatatgaatttttataataacttaaaaattaatattactattataattaaatttgcaattaaatatttatagtcCTCCATTACCTTTAGCACATCAAGCTTTTGCTACGAAATTTTACATCTCTCACACTTAGATTGCATAGCTAGAAAAGCGAAAGGGGATTGATCTAAACCTTTTTCAGTGGAATATCACATTATATgtctaagaataaaatattgtgtatgtatatatagtaaatgATGTACCTGTCAGTGAAAATGTTATCGCTGCTCCTTGTTGTGATTCCGTTAGAACTCCCTACAAAGTTTGTCATAGTGTAAGTAGGAAGGGCATCAAGAACACTAGCGATGATTGAAAGAAAACTTATGCCTCTACTCGGGCCAATATTATACTAGAGAACATGCATTACACTTAAAATGCAATgtaaaatgtactaaatataatAGGGGGGAGAGAAAAAATCTTACCCATAAACTCGGCAGCCAAACGACATTTGTCTGGAGAACTCGAAGGTTTGGACACAAAATACGAGATTTTGTGGTTGAAAACACACAATCTTCCAACACCAACTTATCCAGTGCTTTCTGAAATTAGGCAAAAACTCTATTCTTGCATATGAATAATCTCTAATAActtgagtttttggtgatgaaTGCTCACATCGGTCGACATGAAGGAACAATGACGAAGGGTCAATTTCTCCAACTCCTTGCAATTTTTGAGGATTTCAACTAGGGTATTATCGCCCAATATGCAACCTCCGAGTTTTAGGGTCTTAATATTGACACAACCTTTAAAAGGTAAACCATTTTTTAGAACATATTCATTTAACTCCACAAATTGAAGAAATCTCCCTTTGAATATGCTTCCTTTTGGTATAATGAATTTATGAATAATACGCTCTCCCAATTTCGATACGCGAAGCCACCTGATAAAATTACTTGCAGTAATTTTACCACATGAAAGTGAAATCCCTTTTagttttttctcatttttcaaaaaatcaatCCATCGGAGCATGTAATCGGAGCGCACCCAAGTTCTTGGGGAGTGATGCAGGTGAAAAAAATCAACACTAAAAGAGAGTGATGAAATAATCTTGTCAGCAATGGCTAGACTTCTAGCACGGTGATTGTTGATTTGGTATAGATCCAAATACAATCGAGACAGTGATTTCCAAAGGAATCTCCAGCGTTTGGAATATACGCTAGTTGCTACAGCTTCTTTAGTTGGAAGAAATGAGATGATTGAGTGTAAAAGTTCATCTGGAAGTTTGCTAATCAAGTCTGGAGCTTTGTTTTCTCCATCAATGGTGATATCGTTAAGCTTTTGGCATTTCCCCTTTTGCATTTTGAAAGAATGGTAGGCTAGGAAGACTAAATCAAGACAACTTTAAGCACTTTTATAATGtattagtaaaacaaaaaaatattcttaagtATTTGCTTTTAGGCTAAAATaagtataataataaatttaagatCAGATTGTAAtaacttttcttaaaatatttgtatgaccagatattttgaattataatttaaaattgactttaaaaaaatttcaaatttaaaaagttggTCTATGTTTTTAGACAATTCACTTTTACTCATagaagttatttttttcttttcaaatgcTCCCTCTATCCACTTTTACTATCTTATATTAATACGAGAATAAGTGtaacttataatacttttcatgtacataattttaaatatttaaataataattttaaaatattatgttaatCTGAGCTAACTTAACTTCAaagattagtcaaattgactttcaaaaaacaAGTCAGACAACTCAGGGGAGTATAAAGTGGTGTAAGAATGACTTATGTCAATTTTTCTACTATCACCCCGAAAAATCAAACTCCACCTTATGTAAAATTAGCAAAGTACAATAAATCTCTAGAAAAATCCTAATGCAATCGGTGTATATAAGGTGAACTTATACACTCAATGAAGGACAACATATTCTCtaataatatgaaataactTCACATATTCGAAACTTCAACTTGAAAATCAAAAATCGAATAAAGAGAATCTGTCTAAATGACAACATTGGTGGATATATAGGGTTATCCGTCGGTGGAAGGTATACGTGACTCGAGGTTAACCTGAAGATTTGGACAATGAATATGAGATAGTACTTTagattaatataaaaaatctcGCAACACCAACTTAATTAGGGTTTCACAAAATAGGTAAAATTCGCATACATGCATATGATGAATCTCTAATAACTTGAGTTCTTTGTGACGAATCTTCGAATTCTTGGGACCAACCACTTGTTAGAACCACAAAGACTCAAATTCTTCAACAACTCACAATTATCGAGGACGTTGATTAGGGTTTCTTCGTTCACACTGCACACAATGAGTTTTAGGGTTTTCACATTGACGCAACCTTTAAAGGGTGACGCGTCTCTTAATATGTAATCTCTTAATTCCACCACATGAAGAAATCTTGTCTTGAATGCGCATATCGGTATAATGCTTCTTACAACAAACTTTTTGCAACGATGAACATGAACAACCCACCTTTCAAATAACACTTTGTACTATTTCTATCGCAAGAAAGTGAAATCTCCTTGATTTTTTTTCGCATGTCAACGTTCCATATTGTGGGAGGTCGTGATGCAATATTGAAAATTCTTGACGTAGCCAATTTGTGACAAAAGAAACTTGTCCACAATGGACTTTTTTTTCAATGCGTCATATTTAAAAGTACCATGGACATATATATAGTTCTTCTCCTCTATGATCATCATCGTTGATTTCATCAAtcctatcatcatcatttatataaaaataaaggcTGAGTTAAAAACTTCCATAAAAATCTCTAAAGTTTCGATAATAAACTAGTTGCTACAACTTCTTTAGTAGGAAAAATGGAtattattaaacataaaattttatcGAGACTTAAGGTTTTTGTTGTATTTGCATTTTTGGGGAAATTTGACAAAAACCTTGTCATTAAGTTACATTATtgtaacatatattatacatatatatgatatatatagtAGCTTAGGTTTTTGtcctaaaaaaaaacatttcttttttatttccttcTAGGATATGCCAACTCTTTCCAAATCCTCTTAAATAAActtgaattaatttttcaaaGCCAAAACCAAATTAAATTATGCAGTATTTAGAattagaaactaaaaaaaaaaacattgtaaCGGTACTTTAATCTTTCGATtttctttgattcaattttttgatttttcagttgtacaTTAACTACATGTTATAATAGGTaatttgtcttacttttaaAGTTATAATAGTTCAACATGGAATGTAGTTTTTAAggaataatttaatatatttcatgTATAAAAGATTTGCCTACATTTCGGGATTCAATGAAGCAATGTCATGGAATATTGctaaaacttttttaaaatattatcgtATTCATATTGAATTCTTCAAATATAAATTGGTTTTAGCAATTTTAACACGTATCTACCAACACTTTTAATAGTTTAATAGATCTATCAATAGGTttgaaatactaataaaatatttaacagtTTCATTTCTTCgtcaaattcatttttcttctcGTTTTTCGTCATTCTACTTCTTTaccttacctttttttttaattctcctggctctttttaaaaaaaattaaaaatgtggagtagattaaaaaagaaactaaCAAGAATAAATATCTACTTTATGTCTCCAATAAAGCAATTCTATAAAATAACAGAAAAACACTATTTTTGAGATTTAATTTcgtatttttgtatataaataattaatatattaaaagctTTTATAttgtaattcaattttaaatacactattcatattttaaaataaaacacttACGCTTCATGTACTATGAAAATTCTATACTTACACTTTCAATGAGTTTATCTATaactaaatatattaaaataaattattaaatgataaactaaaattataaaaaaatatagtttttgtgaaattattctaacaaaattttaaaatgaaaataaaattttcattcatgcatttgatttaaaaataattaatatttttttaaactgtTAAGTGATACAAGTTAGTTAATAAGATATATCAACGGT
The DNA window shown above is from Solanum stenotomum isolate F172 chromosome 6, ASM1918654v1, whole genome shotgun sequence and carries:
- the LOC125867247 gene encoding uncharacterized protein LOC125867247 isoform X1, with protein sequence MRFKRGSKVEVMNMKQSPALQRRAEILSDNEHMYTVRYDYYPGMESKGRTERVSRKNIRSCTPCVEGLENQETGQVVEVFDESSWKMATIVKVLDSDYYLVRQTGCLKELCVHRSNTRVVQCWQDEERDLIRKGSELCRRSDQLSALKPSKKVSKVLSFSARSRFHAGDDHLASQECTELRKSHISSSLLLNRVSQVAFSKNETSRNIQDLAATERAFKRRRVVPAALKGQVNVNAKCKENIMAEKYVHDSLNDASDGYCALEQTKRSDSVGYFLTRSTESSDACSVGSCSINEKISNLSPEEVYCQGTELLCSDAESFYDSADKEERHSLSSPVKIAASIHSLELHAYRCTLEALYASGPLSWDQEALLTNLRISLHISNDEHLAELKTLISAGTGTHGNSWMYTSFASKSQKMMLAFAAPLVALYGGLLQQLSTDKTIHGFCCYYYKAS
- the LOC125867247 gene encoding uncharacterized protein LOC125867247 isoform X2 gives rise to the protein MRFKRGSKVEVMNMKQSPALQRRAEILSDNEHMYTVRYDYYPGMESKGRTERVSRKNIRSCTPCVEGLENQETGQVVEVFDESSWKMATIVKVLDSDYYLVRQTGCLKELCVHRSNTRVVQCWQDEERDLIRKGSELCRRSDQLSALKPSKKVSKVLSFSARSRFHAGDDHLASQECTELRKSHISSSLLLNRVSQVAFSKNETSRNIQDLAATERAFKRRRVVPAALKGQVNVNAKCKENIMAEKYVHDSLNDASDGYCALEQTKRSDSVGYFLTRSTESSDACSVGSCSINEKISNLSPEEVYCQGTELLCSDAESFYDSADKEERHSLSSPVKIAASIHSLELHAYRCTLEALYASGPLSWDQEALLTNLRISLHISNDEHLAELKTLISAGTGQQLDVYILCLQKSKDDACICSTSRGIIWRTPTTTVHR